In Aspergillus nidulans FGSC A4 chromosome II, a single window of DNA contains:
- a CDS encoding uncharacterized protein (transcript_id=CADANIAT00004480), whose product MASGFGLNGGPSRCYNFWQEVLGCYVVNAGEGESGKRKCLPALEDYHECLHHRKEALRTMRMQAAYRKAEAAHPREAGAQAEQVRSLGLLTR is encoded by the exons ATGGCGTCTGGTTTCGGTCTCAATGGCG GTCCTTCCCGCTGCTACAACTTCTGGCAAGAAGTTCTTGGCTGCTATGTCGTTAATGCCGGAGAGGGAGAATCTGGCAAGAGAAAGTGCCTGCCCGCCTTAGAGGATTACCACGAGTGCTTACATCACCGGAAAGAG GCTCTGCGGACGATGAGAATGCAGGCTGCCTACCGAAAGGCTGAAGCCGCACACCCCCGCGAAGCCGGAGCACAAGCAGAACAGGTTCGAAGTTTGGGGCTGTTAACCCGGTGA
- a CDS encoding DNA-binding ATPase (transcript_id=CADANIAT00004481), whose product MTSRLDRLVTLLETGSSPLIRNTAAQQLADVQKQHPDELFNLLGRILPYLKSKSWDTRTAAAKAIGLIVANADTFDPNQDDGEDVKKDEEDVDDVNVKLEEEPISVADELLRLETLDLVSILKRGRKLLGSGSKDQELSLAAMDSAARLQHQKKLLTRRLGLAGECSDDDLLDDSELLPKTPGLKEAEPRLFSPKEKSHLNSSAHPLPSPSEPANGEESGLSRRQLNQLKRKSKHIARLGANKVRVVDLSSRRQSENVTNPSISTPHPVKTEYGDGQNGDAKPDYFSLERPADHDDESKIVSEFKGTTLPDKSIIQPDLAEDTETIAWPYERMCEFLKVDIFDPNWEVRHGAAMALREVIRIQGSGAGRMHGKTRPENNVLNRQWLDDLACRLLCVLMLDRFGDYISDNVVAPIRETVGQTLGALLSHLPSRSVVGVYRCLYRLIMQTDLDFDRPVWEVCHGGMIGLRYLVAVRKDLLVKDSNLMDGVLEAVMHGLGNYDDDVRAVSAATLVPIAEEFVNTRQSTLGSLMNIVWNCLSNLQDDLSASTGSVMDLLAKLCTFQPVLDAMKENAAADSESSFANLVPRLYPFLRHTITSVRSAVLRALTTFLRLEGEGTNDWVDGKGMRLVFQNLLVERNEDVLKLSLQVWSELLKSLDSRGVIKSDPELPNHIQPLLALSMAPFGVPLYPIPMNASLFIKPSGLPFSMVQPAPAKASPTSTTSSTDGPKKRGRKSEKKEPPPSSSSSTHDVDAHMLKGDIDMVGADTMLRSKIYAARALGELLSLWDKNGLDSLWETIVGGLGHPASSSQLASAMIIEEYAKVAGPDSKYAGALCEKLQTIVEGERPPWYSDISCYLSVARAQCHSLLNTFRETAPLLRSEKLASLAVVVQGDPDAGPNAFSLAKAYEVIGPDFEKLKRLLSPAQRITASKVLNETRVTAENAINFAKEARDTRDMRIKAAAAGALINFGAIPKKPGNLIKGVMESIKTEESAELQQRSATAVAVLVEHYTSAAKRGPVDKVIGNLVKYCCVDTSETPEFERNKEHEGLILSLRKEEDRREHADAATFEKEAREARIMRRGAKDALEQLAVKFGAQLTEKVPNLASLVERPLKEALSGDLPANIVDSDNVLGQEVVDGLSTLRALLPKFDPGLYPWVVSLMPLVVKALQCRLSVIRYAAAKCFATICSVVTVEGMTMLVEKVLPTINNALDVHHRQGAVECIYHLIHVMEDNILPYVIFLVVPVLGRMSDSDNDVRLLATTSFATLVKLVPLEAGIPDPPGLSEKLLEGRDRERKFMSQMLDSRKVEEFKLPVAIKAELRPYQQEGVNWLAFLNRYNLHGILCDDMGLGKTLQTICIVASDHHMRAEDFAKTQRPESRKVPSLIICPPSLSGHWQQEVKQYAPFLNCVAYVGPPAERSKLQGSLADADIVVTSYDICRNDNDVLRPISWNYCVLDEGHLIKNPKAKVTMAVKRINSNHRLILSGTPIQNNVLELWSLFDFLMPGFLGTEKVFLDRFAKPIATSRFSKSSKEQEAGALAIEALHKQVLPFLLRRLKEEVLNDLPPKIIQNYYCDPSELQKKLFEDFTKKEQKALQEKMGSSEKADKEHIFQALQYMRRLCNSPALVVKEGHKQYNEVQQYLQEKKSYLRDVSHAPKLSALKDLLLDCGIGVEPTEGNLGAGASYVSPHRALVFCQMKEMLDIVQSEVLQKLLPSVQFLRLDGAVEATRRQDIVNRFNSDPSYDVLLLTTSVGGLGLNLTGADTVIFVEHDWNPQKDIQAMDRAHRIGQKKVVNVYRLITRGTLEEKILNLQRFKIDVASTVVNQQNAGLNTMDTDQLLDLFNLGETAENAEKPTEIGGKEVDMVDIDGELKEKGKKGWLDDLGELWDDRQYQEEYNLDSFLSTMKG is encoded by the exons ATGACATCCAG ACTAGACCGTCTTGTCAC GTTACTCGAGACGGGCAGTTCTCCTCTCATCCGTAACACAGCCGCCCAACAGTTGGCTGATGTTCAAAAACAGCATCCAGATGAGCTCTTCAACCTGCTCGGGCGCATTCTCCCCTACCTCAAATCCAAATCTTGGGATACACGGACCGCTGCCGCCAAGGCAATAGGTCTCATTGTCGCTAATGCAGATACTTTTGACCCTAATCAGGACGATGGTGAGGACGTCaagaaagacgaagaggatgtggACGATGTGAATgtcaagctggaagaagaaccaatCTCCGTGGCTGATGAGCTACTCCGACTGGAAACCCTGGATTTAgtctccatcctcaaacgCGGCAGGAAGCTGCTGGGCAGCGGGAGCAAAGACCAGGAACTTTCCTTGGCAGCTATGGACTCTGCAGCTCGATTACAACACCAGAAAAAATTGCTAACGCGGCGACTGGGTCTGGCGGGAGAATGTTCCGACGACGACTTGCTTGACGATAGTGAGCTGTTACCCAAGACGCCAGGTTTGAAGGAGGCCGAGCCAAGACTCTTCTCTCCGAAGGAGAAGAGTCACCTCAATTCCAGCGCCCATCCATTACCCTCACCCAGTGAGCCTGCCAATGGCGAGGAGTCTGGGCTTAGCAGAAGGCAGCTGAATCAACTGAAGCGAAAAAGCAAACACATCGCGAGATTGGGCGCGAACAAAGTTCGAGTAGTCGACCTATCGTCTCGGCGCCAGTCAGAGAACGTCACTAATCCTTCAATAAGCACTCCCCATCCCGTGAAAACAGAGTATGGTGACGGGCAGAATGGAGATGCAAAACCGGATTATTTCTCTCTTGAGAGGCCGGCGGATCACGATGATGAATCTAAAATAGTCTCCGAATTCAAGGGAACAACACTTCCAGACAAGTCCATTATTCAGCCAGATCTTGCAGAAGACACTGAAACCATTGCATGGCCGTATGAACGCATGTGCGAATTCCTCAAGGTGGATATTTTCGATCCCAACTGGGAGGTACGGCACGGTGCGGCGATGGCTCTCCGAGAGGTCATTCGGATTCAAGGCTCTGGGGCAGGACGGATGCATGGAAAAACTAGGCCTGAAAACAATGTGCTGAATCGACAATGGCTGGACGATCTTGCTTGCAGACTGCTTTGCGTTCTGATGCTGGATCGCTTTGGTGACTACATTTCCGACAACGTTGTTGCTCCCATTCGGGAAACAGTAGGACAGACGCTAGGTGCCCTTTTGTCGCATCTGCCTTCTCGGTCTGTCGTGGGTGTATACAGATGTCTTTACCGCCTCATTATGCAGACAGATTTGGACTTCGACCGCCCTGTTTGGGAGGTCTGCCATGGCGGTATGATTGGCCTGAGGTATTTGGTAGCAGTTCGGAAAGATCTTCTGGTCAAGGACTCCAATTTGATGGATGGGGTTCTGGAAGCAGTCATGCATGGACTGGGCAATTATGATGACGACGTTCGTGCTGTTAGCGCTGCAACACTTGTGCCTATAGCCGAAGAATTCGTCAACACCAGGCAATCTACCTTGGGATCCCTCATGAACATAGTGTGGAACTGCCTGTCCAATCTTCAGGATGACTTAAGTGCTAGTACCGGTTCCGTTATGGACCTTCTGGCAAAGCTTTGTACTTTCCAGCCAGTTCTCGACGCCATGAAAGAGAACGCGGCCGCGGATTCGGAGTCGTCTTTCGCCAATCTTGTTCCCCGGCTCTATCCATTTTTGCGTCATACGATCACCAGTGTACGCTCTGCGGTCCTCCGTGCCCTCACTACGTTTTTACGGCTAGAGGGCGAGGGCACCAACGACTGGGTTGACGGTAAAGGAATGCGGCTGGTTTTCCAGAACCTATTGGTTGAGCGGAATGAAGATGTTCTCAAACTCTCTCTTCAGGTCTGGTCAGAGTTGCTCAAATCCTTAGACAGCCGCGGCGTAATTAAATCTGATCCGGAATTGCCGAACCATATTCAGCCACTACTCGCTTTGAGTATGGCACCCTTCGGCGTTCCCCTTTACCCTATCCCTATGAATGCCTCGCTCTTTATCAAGCCGTCTGGCTTACCCTTTTCCATGGTCCAACCGGCTCCGGCAAAGGCGTCCCCTACTTCCACCACGAGCTCAACAGATGGACCCAAGAAACGAGGTCGCAagtcggagaagaaggaacctcctccttccagctccagttcaACGCACGATGTCGACGCGCACATGCTCAAGGGTGATATTGACATGGTTGGCGCGGACACAATGCTGCGCTCAAAAATTTACGCTGCCAGAGCTCTCGGCGAACTCCTATCACTCTGGGATAAAAACGGACTTGACAGCCTTTGGGAAACAATCGTGGGCGGTCTCGGCCATCccgcatcttcatcccaaCTTGCTTCAGCCATGATAATTGAGGAATATGCTAAGGTTGCTGGACCAGACAGCAAGTATGCGGGTGCTTTGTGCGAAAAGCTCCAAACCATCGTCGAAGGAGAGCGCCCGCCTTGGTATAGCGATATTTCGTGCTACCTGAGTGTCGCGCGCGCCCAGTGTCATTCGTTGCTTAATACTTTCCGGGAAACCGcgccgcttcttcgatcCGAGAAACTGGCTTCccttgctgttgttgtgcAAGGGGACCCAGATGCGGGCCCCAATGCTTTCTCACTAGCGAAAGCCTACGAGGTCATTGGACCAGActttgagaagctcaagaggCTCCTATCGCCTGCGCAGCGTATTACTGCCTCCAAAGTCCTCAATGAGACAAGAGTTACGGCAGAGAATGCGATCAACTTTGCAAAAGAAGCAAGGGACACCAGAGACATGCGAATCAAAGCAGCCGCCGCGGGCGCACTGATAAATTTTGGTGCAATCCCCAAGAAACCCGGTAACCTCATTAAGGGAGTGATGGAGAGCATCAAGACGGAAGAGAGCgccgagcttcagcagcgtTCTGCGACCGCCGTCGCGGTTCTGGTGGAGCACTACACTAGTGCGGCCAAGAGAGGCCCGGTCGATAAGGTCATTGGTAACCTGGTCAAGTACTGTTGCGTTGACACATCTGAGACCCCAGAGTTCGAGCGTAACAAGGAACATGAGGGATTGATTCTATCTCTccggaaggaggaggatcggCGCGAACACGCGGATGCTGCCACCTTTGAGAAGGAAGCCAGAGAAGCAAGAATCATGCGCCGCGGTGCCAAAGACGCGCTTGAACAACTAGCTGTGAAATTCGGAGCGCAGCTTACAGAAAAGGTTCCGAACCTCGCGTCTTTAGTCGAGCGACCTCTCAAGGAAGCCCTGTCCGGCGACCTTCCGGCAAACATCGTCGACTCTGACAACGTCCTTGGCCAGGAGGTTGTTGACGGACTATCGACATTGAGAGCTCTGCTCCCCAAGTTCGACCCCGGCCTGTATCCGTGGGTCGTCAGTCTTATGCCTCTTGTCGtcaaagctcttcaatgcCGATTGTCTGTTATTCGGTATGCAGCAGCCAAGTGTTTCGCCACAATTTGTAGTGTTGTAACCGTTGAGGGTATGACGATGCTTGTGGAGAAAGTGCTGCCAACCATTAACAATGCGCTGGACGTCCACCATCGTCAAGGAGCGGTTGAATGCATCTATCATCTAATTCATGTCATGGAAGACAACATCTTACCTTACGTTATCTTCCTTGTCGTGCCGGTTCTCGGAAGAATGAGTGACTCGGACAACGATGTTAGACTGCTTGCCACGACATCTTTTGCAACTTTGGTCAAACTGGTGCCCTTGGAGGCGGGTATTCCAGACCCTCCCGGACTATCGGAGAAACTGCTCGAAGGACGTGATCGGGAAAGAAAGTTCATGTCTCAGATGCTGGACTCTCGCAAGGTTGAAGAGTTCAAATTACCGGTTGCGATCAAGGCAGAGCTACGACCTTACCAGCAAGAAGGCGTTAACTGGCTTGCTTTCCTCAACAGATACAATCTTCACGGAATTCTCTGCGACGATATGGGCCTTGGGAAGACGCTACAGACGATTTGCATTGTCGCAAGTGACCATCATATGCGGGCCGAAGACTTTGCTAAGACACAAAGACCAGAGTCGCGCAAGGTTCCGTCTCTCATTATCTGCCCTCCATCACTTTCCGGTCATTGGCAACAGGAGGTCAAACAATATGCACCGTTCCTCAACTGCGTTGCATATGTTGGGCCTCCCGCGGAGCGTTCAAAGCTGCAGGGCTCTCTCGCTGATGCGGACATAGTCGTGACTTCTTATGATATCTGCCGCAATGACAACGATGTTCTCCGACCGATTAGCTGGAACTACTGTGTCTTGGACGAGGGACATCTCATCAAAAACCCCAAAGCCAAGGTCACAATGGCGGTCAAACGCATCAATAGTAATCATCGTTTGATTTTGTCAGGAACCCCGATCCAAAATAACGTGTTGGAGTTGTGGTCTCTGTTTGACTTCCTCATGCCGGGCTTCCTCGGCACAGAGAAGGTATTTTTAGACAGGTTCGCGAAGCCGATCGCCACAAGTCGTTTCAGCAAATCATCGAAGGAACAGGAGGCGGGCGCTCTGGCGATTGAGGCGCTCCATAAACAGGTGCTTCCGttcctccttcgccgtctCAAGGAAGAGGTATTGAATGATCTTCCTCCAAAGATTATTCAGAACTACTACTGCGATCCCAGTGaactgcagaagaagctgttCGAAGATTTcacgaagaaggagcagaaggccCTGCAAGAAAAGATGGGAAGTTCAGAAAAGGCCGATAAGGAGCACATTTTCCAGGCCCTGCAGTATATGCGCCGCCTTTGCAACTCGCCTGCTCTTGTTGTCAAAGAGGGACACAAGCAGTACAATGAGGTCCAGCAATAcctgcaagagaagaaatcTTATCTCCGGGACGTCTCGCACGCGCCTAAGCTTAGCGCTCTGAAGGATCTGCTTCTGGACTGTGGAATTGGTGTCGAGCCGACTGAAGGCAACTTGGGGGCAGGCGCTAGCTATGTCAGCCCGCATCGAGCCTTGGTGTTCTGTCAAATGAAAGAGATGCTGGACATTGTGCAAAGCGAGGTGCTTCAGAAACTCCTACCTTCTGTGCAATTCCTCCGTCTCGATGGTGCCGTAGAAGCCACCCGGCGCCAGGACATCGTGAACCGATTCAATTCAGACCCTAGCTACGATGTTTTGCTTCTGACTACCAGCGTTGGTGGTCTTGGTCTGAACCTGACAGGTGCAGATACTGTGATCTTCGTGGAGCACGATTGGAACCCGCAGAAGGATATTCAGGCCATGGACCGAGCACACCGTATCGGACAGAAGAAGGTGGTGAATGTCTACCGATTGATTACACGAGGAAcactggaagagaagatcttAAA TCTGCAACGATTCAAGATCGACGTAGCATCAACGGTAGTCAACCAGCAGAACGCGGGCCTGAACACGATGGACACAGATCAGCTGCTAGATTTGTTCAATCTTGGCGAGACAGCGGAAAACGCAGAGAAACCAACAGAGATAGGCGGCAAAGAAGTCGACATGGTTGACATTGACGGCGAattgaaggagaagggcaagaaggggTGGCTTGATGATCTCGGCGAGCTGTGGGACGACCGACAGTACCAGGAAGAGTACAACCTGGACTCGTTCTTGTCTACTATGAAAGGGTAG
- a CDS encoding SDR family NAD(P)-dependent oxidoreductase (transcript_id=CADANIAT00004482), translating into MSLPQLLNGKVAAITGGLTGIGRAIALEYLRHGAYVAVNHLGGSNDEPLLTAMKKDVSELLQQTSQTDKERFITVSGDISKPETGTEFIEKTVQAFGRLDVFVSNAGVCRFEEFLDVTPQLLNHTITTNLTGAFYAVQAAARQMAFSQSPPGGSIIGISSISALVGGGQQTHYTPTKAGVLSLMQSTAVALGKYGIRCNALLPGTIRTQLNDEDMSDPVKRKYMEGRIPLGRLGQPPDLAGPAVFLACEGLSGYVILVDGGLFVNLQ; encoded by the exons ATGTCTCTCCCCCAGCTCTTGAATGGCAAAGTCGCCGCCATTACCGGCGGGCTGACCGGAATTGGTCGC GCGATCGCCCTCGAATACCTCCGACACGGCGCCTACGTCGCCGTCAACCACCTCGGTGGCTCCAACGACGAGCCCCTTCTGACCGCCATGAAAAAGGACGTCTCAGAGCTCCTACAACAAACCTCCCAAACAGACAAAGAGCGCTTCATCACCGTATCAGGGGACATCTCCAAGCCCGAGACAGGGACGGAATTCATCGAGAAAACTGTGCAAGCGTTCGGAAGACTCGATGTGTTCGTAAGTAATGCGGGTGTTTGCCGCTTTGAGGAGTTCCTCGA TGTAACcccccagctcctcaaccACACCATAACCACCAACCTGACCGGCGCTTTCTACGCCGTGCAAGCCGCCGCCAGGCAAATGGCCTTCTCGCAATCTCCGCCCGGGGGCTCAATAATCGGTATATCGAGTATCTCTGCACTCGTGGGCGGCGGGCAGCAAACGCACTACACACCTACAAAAGCAGGTGTATTATCGCTGATGCAGTCAACGGCCGTGGCGTTAGGGAAGTATGGGATTCGATGCAATGCGCTTCTGCCGGGGACAATCCGCACACAGCTGAatgatgaggatatgagTGATCCAGTTAAAAGAAAGTATATGGAGGGGAGGATTCCGTTGGGGAGATTGGGCCAGCCACCGGATCTGGCAGGACCAGCGGTGTTTTTGGCGTGTGAGGGGCTGAGTGGTTACGTT ATATTGGTGGATGGAGGGCTATTTGTGAATCTTCAGTGA